In Vigna radiata var. radiata cultivar VC1973A chromosome 3, Vradiata_ver6, whole genome shotgun sequence, the following proteins share a genomic window:
- the LOC106756925 gene encoding expansin-A16-like, producing the protein MAFLSGAILITTLVFLVAFSLPNVHAAGKSNNKYNKKGELRHHRPIFKPTGWKKALATFYDGDTKTFGGACGYDDVVKDGYGLDTTALSSVLFKDGQTCGACYEIKCVNSRAGCKAGKSSIFVTGTNLCPPNYDIPGDNGGWCNPPREHFDLAKPAYLKIAEYKAGIVPINYRRVPCKKKGGIRFTITGNPYFNLVSVWNVGGAGDITQVQLKGNKKIKHWTNLKRNWGQKWETDVMLVGEALSFRVRSSDLRYSTSRWIAPSNWKFGQTFVGKNFV; encoded by the exons ATGGCTTTCCTCTCGGGAGCCATCCTAATCACAACATTGGTCTTTCTTGTAGCATTCTCACTTCCTAATGTCCATGCTGCTGGCAAAAGcaataacaaatataacaaGAAAGGTGAACTCAGACATCATCGTCCAATTTTTAAGCCTACTGGATGGAAGAAAGCTCTTGCAACCTTCTACGATGGAGACACTAAAACATTTG GTGGAGCTTGTGGGTACGATGATGTGGTTAAGGATGGCTATGGCCTAGATACGACAGCATTGAGTTCAGTTTTGTTCAAGGATGGACAGACATGCGGTGCATGTTACGAGATCAAATGTGTAAATTCTCGTGCAGGATGTAAGGCAGGGAAATCCTCTATTTTTGTGACGGGAACCAATCTTTGCCCTCCAAACTACGATATACCTGGTGATAATGGAGGATGGTGCAACCCACCACGCGAACACTTTGATTTGGCCAAACCTGCATATCTCAAAATTGCAGAGTATAAGGCTGGCATAGTCCCAATCAATTATCGCAG GGTACCGTGCAAGAAGAAAGGAGGAATTCGGTTCACTATCACTGGGAATCCTTATTTTAATCTGGTATCAGTGTGGAATGTTGGAGGAGCTGGAGATATCACACAAGTGCAGCTAAAGGGTAACAAGAAAATCAAGCATTGGACAAATTTGAAGCGAAATTGGGGTCAAAAATGGGAAACTGATGTCATGTTAGTGGGAGAGGCACTGTCTTTCAGAGTGAGAAGCAGTGATCTCAGGTACTCTACCTCTCGCTGGATTGCTCCCAGTAATTGGAAATTTGGTCAGACTTTTGTTGGCAAGAACTTCGTTTAG
- the LOC106757771 gene encoding phosphatidylinositol 4-phosphate 5-kinase 9: MSGPVAIADYSNGGALSLKERTKSVDVLDELDQPSTLTNGESDGFTVGQLLLSNGESYSGSLYGNVSEGYGTYTWCDGCVYEGEWRRGMRNGYGKIRWPSGAVYEGDFSGGYIHGTGTYIRSDKLTYKGRWRLNLKHGLGYEVYPNGDTFEGSWMQGTPEGPGKYTWTNGNVYVGNMKGGIMSGKGTLTWINGDSYEGNWLNGMMHGFGVYTWSDGGSYVGTWAFGLKDGKGTFYPRGSGLPSMQEIYLSALRKRGLLPDLRKPTQVRDVKLPENQLSSHVSSDNLAKGNLLNLEQSNRRNVSLERRWSLEVSIEKVIGYDSALGLADSVPESSDKEVDTTIPILEREYMQGVLISEVVLNNMFSSMSRRARRLKKKLAKEIKKPGEIIIKGHRSYDLMLSLQLGIRYTVGKITPIPTREVRISDFGTKASFWMNFPKEGSQLTPTHPSEDFKWKDYCPMVFRNLRELFKIDAADYMMSICGNDTLRELSSPGKSGSVFFLSQDDRFMIKTLRMSEVKVLLRMLPDYHHHVKTYENTLITKFFGLHRIKASSGQKFRFVVMGNMFCTELRIHRRFDLKGSSFGRSSDKIEIDENTTLKDLDLNCCFYLEPSWRESLLKQIEIDSKFLEAQHIMDYSLLLGVHYRAPQHLRPLISYNQSRSVDGLAMLAEEDPLEDEASYPQGLVLVPRGADDNSVVVGSHVRGSRLRASSAGDEEVDLLLPGTARLQIQLGVNMPSRAEQISDKQEKAKFQEVYDVVLYLGIIDILQDYNMTKKIEHAYKSLQFDSLSISAVDPTFYSRRFLEFIQKVFPPNAMAGG, encoded by the exons ATGTCTGGCCCCGTGGCCATAGCAGATTATTCAAATGGAGGAGCACTTTCTTTAAAAGAGAGAACGAAATCTGTTGATGTGCTTGATGAATTAGACCAACCTTCTACGCTGACAAACGGTGAAAGTGATGGCTTTACTGTTGGGCAACTCTTACTCTCTAATGGAGAGTCATATTCTGGGTCCCTTTATGGCAATGTTTCTGAGGGCTATGGGACATACACTTGGTGTGATGGTTGTGTATATGAGGGTGAATGGAGGAGAGGGATGAGAAATGGTTATGGGAAGATAAGATGGCCTTCTGGAGCAGTGTATGAAGGTGATTTCTCCGGTGGATATATCCATGGCACGGGGACATATATTCGTTCTGATAAATTGACCTATAAAGGTAGATGGCGGTTGAATCTTAAACATGGTTTGGGATATGAAGTTTATCCTAATGGAGATACCTTTGAAGGTTCTTGGATGCAAGGAACACCAGAGGGCCCTGGCAAGTATACGTGGACCAATGGAAATGTTTATGTGGGGAATATGAAAGGTGGGATAATGTCTGGGAAAGGAACACTCACCTGGATAAATGGGGACTCGTACGAAGGAAACTGGTTAAATGGCATGATGCATGGATTTGGAGTTTACACTTGGAGTGATGGAGGAAGCTATGTTGGGACTTGGGCATTTGGTCTAAAAGATGGCAAAGGAACCTTTTACCCAAGAGGTAGCGGGCTTCCATCAATGCAAGAAATTTATCTCAGTGCCTTGAGAAAAAGAGGGCTATTGCCAGATTTGAGAAAACCGACGCAAGTGAGAGATGTCAAGCTACCAGAAAACCAGCTGTCAAGTCATGTTTCATCTGATAATCTTGCAAAAGGAAACCTGCTAAATCTGGAACAGTCTAATAGAAGAAATGTGTCTCTTGAAAGACGTTGGAGTCTCGAGGTGTCGATTGAGAAAGTGATTGGATATGATTCAGCATTAGGATTAGCAGATTCTGTGCCAGAAAGTAGCGACAAAGAGGTTGATACAACGATCCCAATTTTGGAACGAGAGTACATGCAAGGTGTATTGATAAGTGAGGTTGtgttaaataatatgttttcatCAATGTCTAGAAGGGCAAGGCGACTTAAAAAAAAGCTTGCCAAAGAGATTAAAAAACCTGGTGAAATAATCATTAAAGGTCACAGGAGTTATGATCTAATGCTCAGTTTGCAGCTTGGAATAAG GTATACCGTGGGCAAGATAACACCTATACCTACGCGAGAAGTAAGAATATCAGATTTTGGTACCAAAGCAAGCTTTTGGATGAATTTTCCTAAAGAAGGTTCTCAATTAACACCTACCCATCCATCAGAGGATTTTAAATGGAAAGATTACTGCCCCATGGTGTTCAG AAATTTGAGAGAATTATTCAAGATTGACGCTGCCGACTACATGATGTCCATTTGTGGAAACGATACTCTGAGGGAACTATCTTCTCCAGGGAAAAGTGGCAGTGTCTTTTTCCTGTCTCAGGATGATCGTTTCATGATCAAGACATTGCGAATGTCTGAAGTGAAG GTTCTTCTAAGAATGCTGCCAGACTATCATCATCATGTGAAGACATACGAAAATACACTTATCACAAAATTCTTTGGCTTGCACAGGATTAAGGCTTCAAGTGGTCAAAAG TTTCGCTTCGTTGTAATGGGAAATATGTTCTGCACGGAACTGAGGATCCATCGGAGATTTGATTTAAAAGGTTCTTCCTTTGGACGATCATCAGACAAGATAGAAATTGACGAAAATACAACACTAAAAGATTTGGATCTGAACTGCTGTTTCTACTTGGAACCGTCTTGGCGGGAGTCTTTATTAAA GCAGATTGAAATAGACAGCAAATTTTTAGAAGCACAACACATTATGGATTACAGCCTTCTTCTAGGTGTTCACTATCGAGCTCCACAGCATCTGCGTCCTCTCATATCATACAACCAAAGTAGAAGTGTGGATGGATTAGCAATGCTTGCAGAAGAAG ATCCTCTGGAGGATGAAGCATCCTATCCACAAGGTCTTGTTCTAGTTCCTAGAGGAGCAGATGATAACAGTGTTGTTGTGGGCTCACATGTGAGGGGTAGTCGGTTGCGGGCTTCATCTGCTGGTGATGAGGAGGTGGATCTACTCTTACCTGGTACAGCAAG ACTCCAAATCCAGCTTGGTGTGAACATGCCTTCAAGGGCAGAGCAGATTTCAGATAAACAAGAAAAAGCAAAGTTCCAGGAGGTGTACGATGTGGTGCTGTACCTGGGTATCATTGATATATTGCAGGACTATAACATGACCAAGAAGATTGAACATGCTTATAAATCTCTTCAGTTTGATTCATTGTCTATCTCAGCTGTGGACCCTACATTCTACTCTCGTCGTTTCCTGGAGTTTATTCAAAAAGTGTTTCCACCAAATGCAATGGCAGGTGGATAA
- the LOC106757808 gene encoding WD repeat-containing protein 3, translated as MVKAYLRFEPAASFGVIASVDSNISYDSSGKHLLSPALEKIGVWNVRQGLCTKTLTPSTASRGPSLAVTSIASSPSSLIAGGYGDGSIRIWDSDKGACETTLNGHKGAVTALRYNKAGSLLASGSKDNDVILWDVVGETGLFRLRGHRDQVTDVVFLNSGKKLVSSSKDKFLRVWDLDTQHCMQIVGGHHSEIWSLDVDLDERYLVTGSADSELHFYVIRDESVDGNSLNGGEESSIQSKWEVLKHFGEIQRQSKDRVATVQFNKSGNLLACQVAGKTVEIYRVLDDAEAKRKAKRRVHRKKEKKHSKESLDGVENGDGNNANKGDNSSVTHVPTETTNPAVTVPDVFKLLHTIRANKKICSISFCPITPKNSLASLALSLNNNLLEFYSLELGETRKTLAIDLQGHRSDVRSVTLSSDNTFLMSTSHNAVKIWNPITGACLRTIDSGYGLCSLILPTNKYGLVGTKDGTIEIIDIGSGTCVEVMEAHGGSVRSIAALPHKNGFVTGSADHDVKFWEYQLKQKPGQATKQLVVSNVSTMKMNDDALVVAISPDAKYIAVALLDSTVKVHFADTFKFFLSLYGHKLPVLCMDISSDGDLIVTGSADKNLKIWGLDFGDCHKSIFAHADSVMAVQFVPKTHYVFSVGKDRLVKYWDADKFELLLTLEGHHADIWCLAVSNRGDFIVTGSHDRSIRRWDRTEEQFFIEEEKEKRLEEMFEADLDNAFENKYASKEEIPEEGAVALAGKQTQETLTATDLIIERLDIAEAEKKRIAEHQEDKNNRNVAVFQSNPLMNGLSPSDYVLSAFSNVHTNDLEQTLLALPFSDALKLLSYLKDWTSYSDKVELVCRVGTLLLQAHYNQLLATPAARPILTVFSDIFYERVKGWKDIFGFNLAAMDHIQQLMASRSDALFHDARSKLLEIRARQSKRLEERSHTGEVKRKKKKT; from the exons ATGGTGAAGGCCTACCTCCGATTCGAGCCGGCGGCGTCGTTTGGAGTGATAGCCTCGGTGGATTCCAACATATCATACGATAGTTCCGGCAAGCACCTCCTCTCTCCGGCACTCGAGAAGATAGGCGTTTGGAACGTGCGGCAGGGCCTCTGCACCAAAACCCTAACACCTTCTACTGCATCGCGTGGTCCTTCCCTCGCCGTCACCTCCATTGCCTCCTCTCCTTCCTCATTG ATTGCTGGTGGTTACGGGGATGGTAGCATACGGATTTGGGACTCTGATAAAGGAGCGTGTGAGACTACGCTAAATGGTCACAAGGGAGCTGTCACCGCTCTTCGTTACAACAAGGCTGGCTCCTTGCTCGCCTCTGGTAGCAAGGATAATGATGTTATTTTATGGGACGTGGTTGGCGAGACTGGGCTCTTTCGCCTTCGTGGTCATCGTGACCAG GTGACTGatgttgtttttttgaattcTGGGAAAAAACTTGTGAGTTCCTCCAAAGACAAGTTCTTGAGAGTGTGGGATCTTGATACCCAGCACTGTATGCAAATTGTGGGTGGACATCATAGTGAAATATGGTCCCTGGATGTTGATCTGGATGAGAGGTATCTGGTCACTGGTTCTGCAGATAGTGAACTTCATTTTTATGTAATCAGAGACGAGTCTGTGGATGGGAACTCTTTAAATGGTGGTGAAGAATCCTCCATTCAAAGCAAATGGGAAGTGTTGAAGCATTTTGGTGAAATTCAGCGACAAAGTAAGGATAGGGTTGCAACTGTGCAGTTCAACAAGTCTGGAAACCTGCTAGCTTGCCAAGTTGCCGGTAAAACTGTAGAAATATATCGTGTATTGGATGATGCTGAAGCAAAGCGCAAGGCAAAGCGAAGGGTTCAccgaaagaaagagaagaaacacAGTAAAGAGTCTTTGGACGGAGTAGAAAATGGAGACGGGAATAATGCTAACAAAGGAGATAACTCTTCTGTCACTCACGTGCCCACAGAAACAACTAACCCTGCAGTTACTGTGCCTGATGTTTTCAAGCTGTTGCATACTATTAGAGCTAACAAAAAGATATGCTCCATTTCTTTCTGTCCAATCACTCCAAAAAATTCATTGGCTAGTTTAGCATTGTCTCTGAACAATAATCTTCTTGAGTTTTACTCCCTTGAACTTGGTGAAACCAGAAAAACACTTGCTATTGATCTTCAAGGGCATCGTTCTGATGTTAGAAGTGTCACGCTTAGTTCAGACAACACTTTTCTGATGTCAACCAGTCACAATGCAGTAAAGATTTGGAACCCAATTACTGGCGCTTGCCTAAGAACCATTGATTCTGGGTATGGACTGTGCAGTTTAATTCTTCCCACTAACAAGTATGGGCTTGTTGGAACTAAAGATGGAACCATAGAAATTATTGACATTGGAAGCGGCACTTGTGTTGAAGTAATGGAAGCTCATGGTGGTTCTGTTCGCTCAATTGCTGCCCTACCTCATAAAAATGGTTTTGTCACTGGAAGTGCTGATCATGATGTCAAATTTTGGGAGTACCAATTGAAGCAAAAACCTGGTCAA gCTACTAAGCAACTCGTAGTGTCAAATGTCAGTACCATGAAAATGAATGATGATGCCCTTGTTGTTGCAATTAGCCCTGATGCTAAATATATTGCTGTTGCTCTATTGGATAGTACTGTGAAG GTTCACTTTGCAGACACGTTcaaatttttcctttcattatATGGCCACAAGCTGCCTGTTCTGTGTATGGATATCTCATCAGATGGAGATTTAATTGTGACTGGCTCTGcagataaaaatttaaagatctGGGGTCTAGACTTTGGTGACTGTCATAAATCCATTTTTGCACATGCTGACAG TGTTATGGCAGTACAATTTGTTCCCAAGACACATTATGTGTTCAGTGTTGGAAAAGATCGCCTAGTAAAATATTGGGATGCTGATAAATTTGAGCTGCTGTTGACTTTAGAAGGACATCATGCAGATATTTGGTGTCTTGCAGTCAGTAATCGTGGGGATTTCATTGTCACTGGATCTCATGATCGTTCCATCCGACGCTGGGATCGCACTGAAGAGCAGTTTTTCATTGAG gaagaaaaggaaaaaaggttgGAGGAAATGTTCGAGGCTGATCTCGACAATGCATTTGAAAACAAGTACGCATCAAAGGAAGAAATACCAGAGGAGGGAGCGGTGGCTTTAGCTGGGAAACAAACCCAGGAAACCCTTACTGCAACTGACTTGATTATTGAAAGATTAGACATTGCAGAAGCTGAAAAAAAGCGCATTGCAGAACATCAG GAggataaaaataacagaaatgtTGCTGTTTTCCAATCAAATCCGCTTATGAACGGGCTTTCACCTTCTGATTATGTTTTAAGTGCATTTTCAAATGTTCACACCAATGATTTGGAGCAAACATTACTG GCTTTACCATTTTCAGATGCTTTGAAGCTTCTCTCGTACTTGAAAGACTGGACTTCATATTCTGATAAG GTTGAGCTTGTTTGCAGAGTAGGTACGCTGCTGTTGCAGGCACATTACAACCAGCTTCTTGCCACACCAGCTGCCCGACCTATCTTGACTGTTTTCAGTGACATTTTTTATGAAAGGGTCAAG GGATGGAAGGATATCTTTGGTTTTAACCTCGCAGCCATGGATCATATTCAG CAATTGATGGCATCTAGATCAGATGCTCTTTTTCATGATGCAAGATCAAAACTGCTAGAGATACGTGCTCGACAATCTAAACGTTTAGAAGAAAGGTCACACACTGGAGAAGTGAAgcgaaagaagaaaaagacataA